GGCTATCGATATGTCCTTAGATTCCCACTATAagtagaaaaaaaaacaagtggGATCTAAAGATTTACAGGAAGTCTGGCTGGAATGTTATTGAAAATATCCATCGCCTTAAAATCATTTCGATATTTTCCCAAGCCCAGCGCCACTCACTTTGGCAGTAGTGGCGATAGTGGCGCCAGTTGATAGTTTTGAATAGAATGATTCAAAACATCGATACTGTCGATAGTATCGGGCTCATATAACTAAGATTATAAGTCTTTTAAAGGCTATttttcaaataaaataaaataaatccTTATTTCTTTTATCGAGGATCTTATATAGCCAAAAGCCTTTTTTATATTTCTCTTGCAAAAAAAAGCAGACCTGCCTGCCAACATTTGAACATTGAACTATTTATATGCGATCGTGCTACTTTTAAAAAAGATAACCACGCGCTTGCACTTTTGTCAGCCCTAACTGTAGGTGTCGATTTTGAAGCATGTCACATGTCTTAACCATGGCACTCGCATTGTCAGTTACAATAACACCCACTGAACCTGAACCTTTTGTAATGAGTTGGCTATGTTTTTTAATGAATGAATAAAGGGATCTTCAAGTTTTTCGGTTGACACCACTGCACTTTTCAAAATCAAAGTATAGAAGGGGAAGCGACCGATAAGAGCTCGATAGTATCATAAATAGTAGCAAAAccatcgatactatcgatagGTTTGACACCTGTAGTTGGCAGCTTTGCAGCACTAGACTAGTCTTCCTCTTCGCGCGGCGGCGTTTTATTTGTGCGTTAAAACACGTTGTTTATTCTAATTATTAAAGAAAACGGCGACAATGAGCACCGATGAGCACCCCAACATTCAGCTGGGCGACTACATCGTCATACAGCGCCAAAAGTACACAAAGCTGCAGAAATTCGGCAGCTTAGACACGACGTCCACATTGGGCAAGGAGACACTCGAGCTGAAGTCTCTGCTGGATCAGCCGTACGGCTCCACGTTCAAGATGTGCGTTAAGGAAACAAAAACAGGAAAGCGTGGCGCCCAACGCCAGCACACCCTGGAGCTGTGCAGCGACACGGAGCTGAGAAGCACGCGCGAGGTTCTGGGCATCTCCAGCAGTGGAGCCGACAATCGTGATATATGCGACAATGGGGAGGCGCAGGCCCTCAAATCCTCAGACATTGAACAGCTGCGCGAGGCCTGCAATGAGTCGAGCAAAATCATTGAGAAGCTCGTAGAGAACTCTAAGACGTTCCACACCCGCACTGAGTACTCCCAGGAGAAGTACCTCctgaaaaaagagaaaaagtACTTTGAATTTGTCCAGATACGACAGCCGACGATACGGCTGATGGTTGACATATTCTATCGACAGGATGCGGAGAAAATCATGGGCATACGCGTGGACACGCTCTCCCAAATCATATCCTACTCTGGAGTCTGCGGCTTTGGCAGCTATTTGCTGTACGAGAGCGGCACCAATGGGCTGCTCCCGGCGGCCATGATGAACTCCATTGGCGCCGGCACTGAGGGCACCTTGGTGCACATGCATCCCGGGAATGTGCCCCAGAAACAGGCACTGCTCGCTCTGAAACTACCGCTCGAACAGCAGCAACGTTGCGTGTCTGTGAATCTATATTCGGTGCTGAGGGAGTTCTATCAGGGAGAGTCAGCAACCGCAAATGTCGCCCCCTCTGAAGTCGAGgcggaggaaacgctgccagaGACGCCCAACGAGGAGCAGCCGGAGGCCGTTGAACCAAGCACCAAGAAGCCCAAGCTAGACGAAGCTCCTCCAAGTGGTAAGGGAGTTAATGTTTTCCATGCACCGACTGATTTCTCATTTATCTACCGTTTGCAGGCAATAACAAAGGCCCCCTGCGGTGGCAGATAGAGAACAAACGAGCGTCCGCGCTGATGCACGGAAAGTTCGACAGCCTGGTGGTGGCAGCTAAAGAGCATCCATCGAGCATACTGCAGGCCCTCCTGCCCCTTGTGAGGCCCTCGCGACCCGTTGTTGTCTTTAGCACCTGCAAGGAGCTGCTGCAGGAAACCTACATGGAGCTAAAGACCTCCGGCAAGGTCACCGCTCTGCACGTGACCTCGAATTGGTTGCGGACCTATCAAATACTTCCGAATCGCACGCATCCGGAGGTGAATATGAGTGGCAATAGCGGCTACCTCCTGACGGGCTTTACCCTAAAGTAAAGTAGAGAGTTATGCGGCAGACGAAATATACATGTAAGCATTCTGTTTTTGATAATATCATGTTTTATCACTGGATTACAATGCTCGGTGTGTGCGTGGTTACGGGTTACGGGTTACGGGTTACGTTAAATGGAAGAAAGGACCTGTGAATGGCAGACGGTGTTCAGTGTTGTGTGCGTTAGAGTGTATTGGAGTGTGTTGTGTGTTTGGTTGTTTGTCACTAAACGGGTGGCACTTTCTTCAGCACAAAGTAGTGCCCGCATTCGCAACGCTTCGGTGGTCCCTCCTCTAGCCACATCCACTTGGCGAAACGGTCGTCCAGGCACAGGCAGCCCACGAGGCGACCATCAAATGCCGAGGGTATTTCGGTAGGATCGTTCAGCCTGCCAGAGCCCCGCTTTAGAATCTTGCCTAGACCCCAGGGATCACCGCAGCCCTGCTCCTTTAGCTGCATCTCACGCTTGGCGATACCGGTGGCCAGTTCCATGTCATCGGCCATTTCTGACGGGTGGGTTGTGGCTTGAGCTCTGTTGTTCTTTTATCTCAGGCTGCACCAGCAGGTTCCACTTACCCGCCTTTAGTACTGGAGTTGTGGAGATTGCTCGTGCGGCGACGGTATCCGCCCACTTCTGCAGTCCCATACGCTGCAGCAGGGAACTGAGTTTTCCCTTGCGCTGCCCCAATTTCGAGACGAGTCGCTTGGAGGCGGTCTTAGCCTTCAACAGACGTGCCAAATACGATGACATTCTGACGAAAAATTGCAATTTACTCACGGAATAtctcaaaaataaataattttttttgttttgcttggGAATGAAAGCTGTCTGTTTCACAGTTTCGAATGGAATGATTCTAAACAGTCGATAGGACATTTGTTTGGTTGTAAAGAAAGACCTACTGGGATCTAAAATGTTTTCCTTGCGACTCATTGAGACTCATTTCCGATTTACTTTCGCTCAAAATCACTTTGTTGCCTTTATTGTTCGTTTATCTGATATATACTTAAGCATCGCTTCTTGGATTAACGTTGACTGCGGTGGAAATGAAAGATTTAAAACTGAAAACGGGAAGAGCTGCTGCCTGCCCCCTTGATCGCCGCCGAGGTTGGTTATTTGGTTGTTTTTTCTGGATTTTATGTCTGTTTTTATTTGGACAGCTAAGGTGTTGGTTGACTTTTAGCTTTGTAGTTGTTGTGTGGTGTGTTCTTGTTATTAATTggtttatttaattaattaataataactTTAAACAGCTGCCTTCTCCACCAGCTTGAACCAATGGCCGCACTCGCAACGCTTCTGGTTGCCCTTCTGCAGCCACATCCATTGCACGTATGTCTGATCCTCTTCGCCTGCAAAATAAAGTTGGAATAAAGTTAGCATGGGTTTCCTTGTTTCGGGATGGCATTTACTCACAGATGCAGCCAACAATTCTGGCATCGAAGGCCGATGGAATTAAGTTGGGGTTCTCCTTGGTGCCAGCACCGCGCTTGAACACCTTCATGTCGAAGGGATTCTCATTGCCGGCGGCTTTGGCGAGCAGCTCACGCTTCTCGATACCCGTGGCATGCTCCAAGGGGTCGTTCATCACTGCAATTGGAAATGGAATGGCAATTAACTGATTGTGTC
The sequence above is a segment of the Drosophila miranda strain MSH22 chromosome 4, D.miranda_PacBio2.1, whole genome shotgun sequence genome. Coding sequences within it:
- the LOC108162685 gene encoding tRNA (adenine(58)-N(1))-methyltransferase non-catalytic subunit TRM6, with protein sequence MSTDEHPNIQLGDYIVIQRQKYTKLQKFGSLDTTSTLGKETLELKSLLDQPYGSTFKMCVKETKTGKRGAQRQHTLELCSDTELRSTREVLGISSSGADNRDICDNGEAQALKSSDIEQLREACNESSKIIEKLVENSKTFHTRTEYSQEKYLLKKEKKYFEFVQIRQPTIRLMVDIFYRQDAEKIMGIRVDTLSQIISYSGVCGFGSYLLYESGTNGLLPAAMMNSIGAGTEGTLVHMHPGNVPQKQALLALKLPLEQQQRCVSVNLYSVLREFYQGESATANVAPSEVEAEETLPETPNEEQPEAVEPSTKKPKLDEAPPSGNNKGPLRWQIENKRASALMHGKFDSLVVAAKEHPSSILQALLPLVRPSRPVVVFSTCKELLQETYMELKTSGKVTALHVTSNWLRTYQILPNRTHPEVNMSGNSGYLLTGFTLK
- the LOC108162687 gene encoding cytochrome c oxidase subunit 5B, mitochondrial produces the protein MSRKENILDPSRSFFTTKQMSYRLFRIIPFETVKQTAFIPKQNKKNYLFLRYSVSKLQFFVRMSSYLARLLKAKTASKRLVSKLGQRKGKLSSLLQRMGLQKWADTVAARAISTTPVLKAEMADDMELATGIAKREMQLKEQGCGDPWGLGKILKRGSGRLNDPTEIPSAFDGRLVGCLCLDDRFAKWMWLEEGPPKRCECGHYFVLKKVPPV
- the LOC108162688 gene encoding cytochrome c oxidase subunit 5B, mitochondrial yields the protein MASICGRMALRAAARQNVTYAPVRFCKMMNDPLEHATGIEKRELLAKAAGNENPFDMKVFKRGAGTKENPNLIPSAFDARIVGCICEEDQTYVQWMWLQKGNQKRCECGHWFKLVEKAAV